CGGGATCTCCTTGCGGTTCGGCTCGCGGTCCAGGCGGAACGCCAGGGCCTTGAGGTTCACCTGGAGGTAGCGCGGAATCTCGCCGTCGGGGGCGAAGCCACCCTCACGGGCGATCGTGAAGAGCGTCTTCTCCTTGGAGCGCTCGCGGACCTGCACGACGTCGTCCGGACGGACACGGAAGGAGGGCTTGTCGACCTTCTTGCCGTTGACGGCGATGTGGCCGTGCGTGACCATCTGGCGGGCCTGGTAGATGGTGCGGGCGATGCCCGAACGCAGGACCAGGGCGTCGAGACGGCGCTCCAGCTCGATGATCAGGGCCTCACCGGTCTTGCCCTGGACCTTGGAGGCACGCTCGTAGGCGCGGACGAGCTGGCGCTCGGACACGTCGTACTGCGCGCGCAGGCGCTGCTTCTCGAGCAGACGGACCTTGTAGTCCGAGTTCTGCTTGCGGCCGCGGCCGTGCTCGCCCGGCGGGTAGGGGCGGGCCTCGAAGTACTTGACGGCCTTCGGGGTCAGCGCGATGCCGAGGGCACGCGACTTCTTGACCTTGGGGCGGGACTGGTTCGCCACTGCTTTCTCATTTCCTGGATTCGGCTTGTCAGGGTTAGGGGAGGTCGCATCCGCAGCCGGGGAAACCCGCCTCGGTCCTGGTGGACCTCGGTGGGCAGCCGCTCCCCTGGTCTGGGCACATACGTGCAGCACGCGAGTGGCCCACCGACCGGTCCCGTCCGTACGACGAGGGGTGGTGGGCTGCCCGCGACACCGTTCGACGGTGCGCGACGCTCCTGGAGCCGATCCCGGAGGATCGGGGCTCCGGCCGGCTGTCCCGTTCTGACTGCACGGGACGCGGCACTCCGATCGAGTTTACAGGGTCCTCAGGACCGCTTTCGACCGAGGTTCTTCCTGGTCCACTCGACCGCGTCCGCGTAGCGGGCCTCCGCGCCGTGCCGGGTCGGCTCGTAGTACTCGCGGTCCTTGAGGGCGTCCGGGGCGTACTGCTGGGCGGCGATGCCCTCCGGCAGGTCGTGCGGGTAGACGTAGCCCTGGCCGTGGCCGAGCTTGGTCGCACCCTTGTAGTGGCTGTCGCGCAGGTGGGCGGGGACCGGTCCGGCCAGGCCCTTGCGCACGTCCTCC
This genomic stretch from Streptomyces sp. Go-475 harbors:
- the rpsD gene encoding 30S ribosomal protein S4 translates to MANQSRPKVKKSRALGIALTPKAVKYFEARPYPPGEHGRGRKQNSDYKVRLLEKQRLRAQYDVSERQLVRAYERASKVQGKTGEALIIELERRLDALVLRSGIARTIYQARQMVTHGHIAVNGKKVDKPSFRVRPDDVVQVRERSKEKTLFTIAREGGFAPDGEIPRYLQVNLKALAFRLDREPNRKEIPVICDEQLVVEYYAR